Proteins encoded in a region of the Paenibacillus sp. W2I17 genome:
- a CDS encoding class I SAM-dependent methyltransferase: MSYRKFAYVYDELMEDMPYPDWIRFARTAWEKHGMPKSVAELGCGTGSITIPLVNSGFEVTGIDLSSDMLSVARSKMEATPQGHRLYREGSVRWVQQDMREWRVPEPVDSVISFCDCVNYLLEQEDVVRTFQRTYEMLKPGGTFLFDVHHPNTLIRYDEEQPFVLDERSISYIWTCDLDQDRCEIEHHLSIFSRVDNGNKDMYQRFEEVHVQRAYNPDWMKLELSKAGFRDVKVYADFEWKEAGDSAQRLFYVAVK; the protein is encoded by the coding sequence ATGTCTTACCGGAAATTTGCCTATGTGTATGATGAATTAATGGAAGATATGCCTTATCCGGACTGGATAAGGTTTGCAAGAACAGCATGGGAAAAGCATGGAATGCCCAAAAGTGTCGCTGAACTTGGCTGTGGAACGGGCTCCATTACGATCCCGCTCGTGAACTCCGGTTTCGAAGTTACAGGCATTGATCTCTCATCAGACATGTTGTCGGTTGCGCGCAGCAAGATGGAGGCTACGCCTCAGGGTCATCGCTTGTATCGCGAGGGCAGTGTCCGTTGGGTGCAGCAGGATATGCGGGAATGGCGAGTTCCCGAACCTGTGGATTCGGTGATATCTTTCTGTGATTGCGTCAATTATTTGCTTGAACAAGAAGATGTCGTTCGAACATTCCAGCGGACATACGAAATGCTGAAGCCTGGTGGAACGTTCCTGTTTGATGTGCATCATCCCAATACCCTTATTCGTTATGATGAGGAGCAGCCTTTTGTACTGGATGAGCGCTCGATATCTTATATTTGGACTTGTGATCTGGACCAGGATCGCTGTGAGATCGAACATCATCTCAGTATTTTTTCGCGTGTGGATAATGGTAACAAGGATATGTATCAGCGGTTTGAAGAAGTTCATGTCCAGCGTGCATATAATCCGGACTGGATGAAGCTGGAGTTATCCAAGGCAGGTTTTAGAGACGTGAAGGTATATGCGGATTTTGAATGGAAAGAAGCTGGAGACAGCGCACAGCGCTTGTTCTACGTGGCTGTGAAGTAA